DNA sequence from the Methanofollis formosanus genome:
ATAAGAGGGCGCGGATATATTCGTTCTGTGATAACTCTATGCAGATAAAAATTATCGGACCCCGAAGAAGAATATGACACGGTCAGACCCTCAAAAAAAGGGAGGGGGGGGGGGAGGGAGCGTCTTCGGGATCAGATCCAGCCGACCCCTGCGATCATCAGGGAGAAGAGGACCAGGTCATAGGTGGCGTGGGTGACGGCGCTGACCGTCGTGGACGTCCTGGCCCGCAGGACGGCAAAGACCAGGCCGGCCAGGAAGACCGAGAGGAGGCCGTCCCAGGCGTACTGGTAGGCGTGGAGGGCGGCAAAGACGAGGGCCGAGAGGAGGATCCCGAAGCGCGGCTGGAGGACGCCGCGGACCGCCACCTCTTCCCCGACGCCGGCGACGATCGCCGCCACGACTGCCGCCACCGGGGTGAGATACGCGCTGAAGAGCGCCTCGGTGTAGGCCTCGTCGGTGACGTACCACCCGAAGTATTCCCAGACGGCGACGATGAGATGGTCCACCACCCCGAAGACCAGGACCAGGCCGAGTCCCACCGCCACGGCGAAGGAGAAGGAACGGATGGTTGGCCTGACCAGGCCGAGACGGTCGAGCACCTCAGGGAGGGAGCGTTTCACGAAGAGCCCCACCGCGAGGAACGCACCGCCGAGGGTCCAGACCAGCCCGTAGAGGTCGGTCTTCGCCGCTTCCGTGGGGGTGAGTGCGCCGAAGTCCATGGAAGGATCGCCGATGAGGTCGACGAGCGGCGGGTGCCCGAGGACCAGGAGGGGGACGAGGGGCAGGAGGGCGATGGCCGCAACGACGACGAAGGCCGTGGTGTGGACGAAGTTCTCGGGGTCGATCGGGATCCACTGTGCCAGAAAACGCCTCACCCGCACCGAATAGAGAATAAAACAGAGCGCAGATGCTCCGAGGGAGAGGAACAGCCCTGCCAGGAGGACCACGGCAGCCTCTACCGGCATCTCTCCGGCGCCCATGACGCCATACCAGGGGGCGACGGAGAAGAACCAGCCGACCAGCGCAAGTCCCAGGACGAAGAGCACGGTCAGGAGCGAGACGACCGGCCGCAGGCGGGGGCGGTCGAGGGCAAGGAACGCCAGCGTGGCGATCAGAAAGATGGGGGCCGCTTCGGCACCGGTGGAGAAGAAGAGCCCCAGGTCGCTCTGCGGGTCGCCGGAGAGCCCGAAGACCAGGGCGACCGCCCCGGCCACCAGGGCGAGAAGGACCAGATAGGGGTGAAATCTCTGTGTGTCCATGGAATTCCCGTGCCTCTAGATCGGTGGGCATGGGGTATAGAGATGACTCAGGTTCCAGGTGTGTAAAATTGGGCACGAACCGGGGAGCACGCTCCACGCATACCGGAGGCAAGAGCCCCTGGGGTGAAGATGGAGGAAGGCATGATGATCTGGTCTGCCGGATTCACGCCCCGGCGAGTTCCCGCACCACCCTGATATTCCCGGCGTCATCCCGCCGGTCGTCCACCGGGGTCTCGCAGATGAGGGGGAGGCGCCGGATCGCCGTGGGGGAGAAGAAGGCGCGGAATCCCTCCTCGCCGATCGCACCCAGGCCGATGTGCTCGTGGCGGTCGAGGTGGGAACCGAGGGGGCCTTTCGAGTCGTTGCAGTGGACGACCCGCAGGCGGTCAAGCCCGATGACGTCGTCGAAGGCGTCGAGGCTCTCGCCGACGGCGTCGGTGGTGCGCAGATCGTACCCAGCGGCGAAGGCGTGGCAGGTGTCGAAGCAGACCGCAGCCCGCTCCTCTGGGAGGGCGTCCAGGATTGCCTGAATCTCCTCGAAGGTTCCGCCGAGGCTGTTCTTCGTCCCGGCGGTGTTCTCCAGGAGGAGGAGGGTTTTGCCCTCTGTCTCCTCATAGGCCCGGAGGATCCCTGCGATCAGTCTCTGTCTCCCGCCCTCGATCCCGGTCCCGAGATGGCTGCCCAGGTGCATCACGAGGTACGGGATCCCCAGGACCTCGCACCGCCCGAGTTCCGCGGTAAGGGTCGTCACCGACTTTGCATAGACCTCCTCTTTGGGCGAGGCGAGGTTCGGGAGGTAGGGCATGTGGTCGACGACCGGCCCGATCCCGGAGGCTTCGAGGGTCTCTCTGAAGGCGGAGATGTCTTCGTCGGTCAGCGGCTTGAACCGCCAGCCCCTCGGGTTCCGCGAGAAGATCTGAAAGGTCGTGCATCCCCGCTCCCCGGCGCGGCCCACCGCCGCCGCCAGGGAACCGGCGATCGAGACATGACACCCGACGCGTAGCATGGGAGAAGGGTGGGGGAGGGGAGGAGATGAGGGTGACGATCGGGAGGGGGGAGAGGGGGCGTCTTGAGAGATGCTCTCGTCGAGATCTCCCGGCGTCGCCTTCCCGACCCCATCGCCATCCCGGGGGTCCGAGGGGCAGAGCCCCCGACACGAGCGTATGGGAAGGCCAGAGGTGCTTCTTTACGCTACGAGGGGGTGAGGATCTTTCAACCAGAATCCATCGCTATCTTCTGTGAAGGTAAAGTTGGAGAGTTTTGGGATGACCTCGTTAATCATAGTCCTCTCTGAGAGCGATAGGATCGGCATGTCCCAGAACATAGGGATAGGATTTTTCCATACACGTACGATCGGTCCAACTCGAATCGTTTCTTTCCAGGCGATACCCCCACGTACCCGCTGGAGCACTGTGCGGATACCACCCATATTCACCGGTATCATATTCGTCCCATTTGAAGATCACATCCGTTTGATACGCATCATTTTGAGAGTCATAATCCAGAATGACCTCTGCAACGTCTGAATCCTGCTCATAAGAGATCACATCCCCGATCGCGTACGCGGGTTCCGGCAGAGGTGCGGAAGGAAGGGGGGGGGTCGTTGTATCCGGCGTATTACCCGGTTGAATGTCGATGGAAGAAATGCTTTGATTTTCAGCACCACCATCGAGTATTTGCAGGTGTGTATCTCCTTCGCTGAGAGATGAATCAGTACATCCAACCGTTAAAACAACTGCAATGACAGAAAAAAACAGCAGAACCAACGGATTTATTTTCATATCCATTTTTAAAAGACCTCGTTATCTTAAAAGACACAGAATCGTGCAACGCCCTGAGAGATATGCACTTCGATCTGGAATTCGTGAAATATAGACATTGAAGACCCCCAAAGGATATTGTGTATGAAAAATGACTTCTTTTGGCTTTGTAGAATTCAGCATGAGGCGAGCGCCCCACCTCAAGCATACGCGATGAAAATATCAGATCAGATCTGGATCAGTTCTTGACCCTCATCCGTGCGTTCGAGGAGCGAATCGAAGTCGAGCATCGTGCCGCCCCCCGGCTATCTTCGTCGTGGGGGGTCCGGGGGTTTCCCCCCGGCGCGAGACAGCAGGGAAATCTCGACGACTGGGGGTGGCCGATCCATCAGAGGGATTTTCTATCCCCTTCGTATCGGCTTCAACGGAATATGGCGAGTTCAAACTCTCATGCAAACCTGAAGAGAGGATCGTCAGGATCATTTTCATGGTAAATCATCGTGATGGTTCTCTTCGCCGGGGGGCTGGCCGCCCCCCGGTCCCCCCGCATCACGATAGGGAGGGGGACTGCATCCCCCTCTCTGTAGTCATCTCTCCGCCTTCCCGACCCTATCGCAATCCCAGGGGTCCGGGCGGCAATCGCCCCCGGCGTGAGCATGAGGGAAGGTGATGGATGAAGGTCACAGGGGGGTTGTGGTGATGAAAAGAGGATGTTTTCTACAAAGCCCTTCTTTTTAAGATCAAGGCTTTGTAAAGATCCTCTGGATAGTTCTCTTCGCCAGGGGGTTGGCCGGTCCCCCCGCGCGAAGACAGGCGGGGGCGGCGATGGGATAGGTTCTCACCCGCACGACGAACCCACAGTCCCGAGAGAGACGATGAACCCCCACACCGTTCGATGGTTATCTCCCGCCTTCCTCCTCGACGATCCTCTGGATCTCCCGCCGGAGTTCAGGCACGCGGTTGACGACCGTCCTCCAGACAAGCATCGTGTCGACGCCAAAATAGGTATGGATCAGTCTGTCCCGCATCCCGGCCATTTCTTTCCATGGAACGGCAGGGTGCCTCTCCCTGATGGGCCGGGGGATCTTTTTTGCTGCCTCCCCGATGACCTCGAACTTCCTGATGACGGCGCTCTGGGTCTTATCGTCATGGAGAAACTCGTCATAGGCCATCCCCGCGGTGAACTCCTCGATCTTTTCGAGGGCACCGGTGATGTCGGAGAGGTAGAGGAGAGAGGGTCTCATGCAAAGAGGAGGTCCCGCGTCACCTGGCTACGGATCTCCGGGCGGAGTGCCGTTTCCGGTACGACATCGACGCTACGACCAAGTTTTTCTTCGAGAAACTGTGAAAGCCCGACAAAATCAAAGAGGTCGGCACCGGCGCCGAACGTGACGAGGAGATCGATGTCGCTGCCCTCCCCCTGTTCCTCGCGGGCATATGACCCGAAGAGGGCGATGCGCTCGACATGGTATCGCTCTCTGAGTTCTCCTTTCAGGGACCGGAGGATATCGAGGACTTCAGCACGGGTTTTCATAGGCGTTATATCCTGCTGGTACGTCCCCCTTTTGCCGCCGGGGTGCTTTAAGGTATTGCCCGTCTTGTCTCACCCACGGCCCTCCGCCTCAGGAGGGAGCAGGGAAGGCGGAAGAATAAATTTAGGCTTCGTAAAATTGAGCATGAGGCGAGAACACACCTCAGCGTAAGGGAGGAAAATTTCCTGTTGCTGGATCATTTTATAAAAACAGGAGAACTAGTGGGGACTTCGTTCCACCGCCGCCCCTACCTATCTTCATCGTGGGGGGACCGGGGGTCTCCCCCCGGCGCGAGATGACGATCTAAATTCTGTGAGATTGGGGCGGCACGTCGGATCATCATGCCTTCCCTCACCATACGCGCCGGGGGCGCTGCCCCCGGCATGAAAAAACAGATGAGAATCCAAACATTCCATTGGGGCAGCCCTTCCGAATGTTCGTCTCACCCCAGACGCTCCAGCACCGCCTCACCGAACGCGACCGTCGTCGCCGACCCCCCGAGGTCGGGCGTCTTCATTCCCGCACCGAGCGTGTTCTCCACCGCCGCCTCGACCGCCGCCGCTCCCTCGCGGTCGCCGGCATGGTCCAGCAACATCGCTGCACTCCTGAGCGCCGCCACAGGGTTGGCGATGCCCTTCCCCGCGATGTCGGGCGCCGAACCATGGACCGGTTCGAAGAGGGCGTGGTCGTCCCCGATATTTGCCGACGGGAGGAGCCCGAGGCCCCCGACCAGGGAGGCGGCGGCGTCGGAGAGGATGTCGCCGAAGATGTTGGTGGTCACCACGACGGCGTAGTGCGCCGGGTGCATCAGCACGTCCAGACAGAGGGCGTCGATGTACTTCTCCTCCCACTCGACCCCCGCCGCCTCGGCCTCCTCGACGGCGCACCGGCGGAAGAGGGCGTCGGACTTGAGCACGTTGGCCTTCGTCCCGATGGTGAGGCGACGCCCCTTCGCACGCGCCGCGGCGAAGCGTGCGATCCGCCTGCTCCCGACCTCGGTGACCACCCGGAGGGTGCAGGCCGAACCCGGGAGTTCCCACTCGATCCCGGAGTACAGGCCCTCGGTGTTCTCGCGCACGATGGTGAGGTCCACGCCGGGCCCGCGGACCGGCCGGAGGTTGGCGTAGAGCCCGAGATCCTTGCGGAGCATCACGATGACGCTCCGGTAGTCCGGGTCTGGCGGGGTGGTCACCGCCCCGAAGAGCACCGCGTCGGCCTCGCGGAGGGCCCGGAGTTCTTCGGCACCGATGGCCGCCCCGCACCGCTTCCACCGCCCGTACCCCACCTCGACCGGGAAGTAGTCCCACTCGGGATGGAGGCGCCTGAGCGCCGCCTCGGCCACCGGGACGACTTCCTCCCCGATCCCGTCACCTGGGACGACTGCTACCTTCATCCTCTCGCCACTCCTTCAGCATATCCCTCAGCACCTGGTCGACGGTGTGCGGCGACGCACCCCAATGGACCACGCCGCCGAACTTCTTGTTCCAGACACCGACACCCTCGCGCTCGGCCCGGCAACACCGGGCGATGAAGGGTTCCTCGGCCACCTGGGTGAGCGGACAGATCTCGGCGATCTCGATCCCCTCGCCATAGTTCTCGGCACAGAACTGCCTGGCCGTCAGGCACCCGGCCACCCGCTCGGTCCCTTCCAGGCGGTCGGCGTCCAGCGTCCGGTCGAACCCGCCCGCCCGGCAGGGATAGACCTCGGCCTCCAGGTCGCGGATATCTCTGATATGATATTCAAAGGTGATGTTGAGGTCGCCAAAGAGCCCGACGCCCTCCAGTTCCTCCAGCACCGCGACCAGATGGGCCCGCGGCGGGACGATGTCGTAGACATGGACGGTGAGGAGGCTCCCCGGTTCCGGGTCGAGGATGAAGGTCCGCGACTCGTCCGGGCTCGTGAAGATCGTGCACCGCTTCCCGCTCTCGCGGGCAAGGCGGAGCAGACGGGAGCGGTCGTTGAAGTTCACCGGTTCGGGCCAGACCACCGTCTCGTCCGGGGTGGCGAGCACCCACCCGGCCTTCACCTCGCGCATCAGCCCGTTCCCGTCGGCGAGTCTGACCGCGAGCACCTCCGGTCCCTCGGCCGTCTCCCGGATCAGCCAGCGGGAGAGGAAGTAGACCTTCTCGCCCAGGGGCTGCGAGGTGGCGATCCCCACGTATTTGCATTCTTCGGGAAATATCATCCACGTCCTCCGCTGAGATAGGGGACGAGGCCCCCGGCCCGGAGGATCTCCCGCATCCGCGGGGAGAGCGGTCGGAGAGGCCGGCGGACACCGGCGGCCTCGATCCATCCCTCATCGAGATCGAAGCGCACCGCTTCACCCTCCTGGCATGGGACCTCGCACTCAAGCACTGGAAGACCAATATTGACCGCGTTCCTGAAGAATATTCTGGCAAAGGTCGGGGCGGCG
Encoded proteins:
- a CDS encoding CPBP family intramembrane glutamic endopeptidase, coding for MDTQRFHPYLVLLALVAGAVALVFGLSGDPQSDLGLFFSTGAEAAPIFLIATLAFLALDRPRLRPVVSLLTVLFVLGLALVGWFFSVAPWYGVMGAGEMPVEAAVVLLAGLFLSLGASALCFILYSVRVRRFLAQWIPIDPENFVHTTAFVVVAAIALLPLVPLLVLGHPPLVDLIGDPSMDFGALTPTEAAKTDLYGLVWTLGGAFLAVGLFVKRSLPEVLDRLGLVRPTIRSFSFAVAVGLGLVLVFGVVDHLIVAVWEYFGWYVTDEAYTEALFSAYLTPVAAVVAAIVAGVGEEVAVRGVLQPRFGILLSALVFAALHAYQYAWDGLLSVFLAGLVFAVLRARTSTTVSAVTHATYDLVLFSLMIAGVGWI
- a CDS encoding deoxyribonuclease IV codes for the protein MLRVGCHVSIAGSLAAAVGRAGERGCTTFQIFSRNPRGWRFKPLTDEDISAFRETLEASGIGPVVDHMPYLPNLASPKEEVYAKSVTTLTAELGRCEVLGIPYLVMHLGSHLGTGIEGGRQRLIAGILRAYEETEGKTLLLLENTAGTKNSLGGTFEEIQAILDALPEERAAVCFDTCHAFAAGYDLRTTDAVGESLDAFDDVIGLDRLRVVHCNDSKGPLGSHLDRHEHIGLGAIGEEGFRAFFSPTAIRRLPLICETPVDDRRDDAGNIRVVRELAGA
- a CDS encoding HepT-like ribonuclease domain-containing protein gives rise to the protein MRPSLLYLSDITGALEKIEEFTAGMAYDEFLHDDKTQSAVIRKFEVIGEAAKKIPRPIRERHPAVPWKEMAGMRDRLIHTYFGVDTMLVWRTVVNRVPELRREIQRIVEEEGGR
- a CDS encoding nucleotidyltransferase family protein gives rise to the protein MKTRAEVLDILRSLKGELRERYHVERIALFGSYAREEQGEGSDIDLLVTFGAGADLFDFVGLSQFLEEKLGRSVDVVPETALRPEIRSQVTRDLLFA
- a CDS encoding isocitrate/isopropylmalate dehydrogenase family protein; its protein translation is MKVAVVPGDGIGEEVVPVAEAALRRLHPEWDYFPVEVGYGRWKRCGAAIGAEELRALREADAVLFGAVTTPPDPDYRSVIVMLRKDLGLYANLRPVRGPGVDLTIVRENTEGLYSGIEWELPGSACTLRVVTEVGSRRIARFAAARAKGRRLTIGTKANVLKSDALFRRCAVEEAEAAGVEWEEKYIDALCLDVLMHPAHYAVVVTTNIFGDILSDAAASLVGGLGLLPSANIGDDHALFEPVHGSAPDIAGKGIANPVAALRSAAMLLDHAGDREGAAAVEAAVENTLGAGMKTPDLGGSATTVAFGEAVLERLG
- a CDS encoding DUF7714 family protein gives rise to the protein MIFPEECKYVGIATSQPLGEKVYFLSRWLIRETAEGPEVLAVRLADGNGLMREVKAGWVLATPDETVVWPEPVNFNDRSRLLRLARESGKRCTIFTSPDESRTFILDPEPGSLLTVHVYDIVPPRAHLVAVLEELEGVGLFGDLNITFEYHIRDIRDLEAEVYPCRAGGFDRTLDADRLEGTERVAGCLTARQFCAENYGEGIEIAEICPLTQVAEEPFIARCCRAEREGVGVWNKKFGGVVHWGASPHTVDQVLRDMLKEWREDEGSSRPR